A genomic region of Cryptococcus gattii WM276 chromosome F, complete sequence contains the following coding sequences:
- a CDS encoding Hypothetical Protein (Similar to TIGR gene model, INSD accession AAW44212.1), which produces MEQSDCSIANDQADEAHVEDYLNTNHEARAGSMPTDEKQCRICFSGPEEQDALGRLISPCMCRGSMRYVHVSCINAWRGTGANAKAFMECPQCHFRYQIRRTRVSGLATSKPILLLCTFLLFSILSITLGSILRFLLTHSTTSRRLLSSSSPISVGTPFDLFGGEFIDRGGGVVIVGGSGALVWDILLAAVKTFVSLADRMTYFQSLLHEFLPGPLAVFLSALVVRFFLGLAVLGSLSFISLSISLSLFGPLQLANALRGGFLGSWGRRRLARNGRDGGIGTVIVVLLVVIGAINTLRQAYEGVGRLAIKLLKYLETQVLEVNPDEIRRNTRPSSETWRAIWHEQWTWNGWKELGYRCYIRVERWLRSIWALWAPAEHEHVE; this is translated from the exons ATGGAGCAATCTGATTGCTCGATAGCCAACGACCAAGCCGATGAGGCTCATGTTGAGGACTATCTAAACACAAATCACGAGGCCCGAGCAGGAAGCATGCCCACAGATGAGAAGCAATGTCGAATATGTTTCTCAGGACCAGAAGAGCAAGATGCGTTGGGGCGATTGATCTCACCATGTATGTGTAGAGGAAGCATGCGT TATGTGCACG TGTCGTGCATCAATGCCTGGCGTGGTACAGGCGCCAATGCG AAAGCTTTCATGGAATGTCCCCAATGTCACTTCCGATACCAGATCCGCC GTACACGTGTTTCTGGTCTGGCCACCTCAAAGCCCATCTTGCTGCTGTGCACGTTCCTTCTGTTCTCAATACTTTCTATCACCCTCGGCTCCATCCTACGCTTCCTTCTCACTCATTCGACCACCTCGCGCAGACTATTgtcctcctcctcgcccATCAGTGTTGGCACACCTTTCGATCTTTTTGGCGGCGAGTTTATAGATCGAGGAGGGGGTGTCGTCATCGTAGGCGGAAGCGGTGCCCTCGTGTGGGACATTCTTCTTGCTGCTGTCAAGACTTTCGTTTCATTAGCTGATAGGATGACCTATTTTCAATCTCTCCTTCATGAGTTTCTACCCGGACCACTCGCCGTCTTCTTGTCTGCCCTCGTTGTGCGATTCTTTCTGGGCCTGGCTGTTCTGGGCTCCCTGTCTTTCATCTCATTATCAATCTCTTTGTCACTCTTCGGACCTCTGCAACTTGCCAACGCCCTCCGCGGAGGCTTCCTTGGGTCTTGGGGTAGGAGGAGATTAGCAAGGAATGGACGCGATGGCGGGATTGGAACAGTTATTGTTGTGCTGCTAGTAGTGATAGGAGCAATCAACACGCTAAGACAAGCGTATGAAGGGGTTGGTCGGTTAGCGATCAAGTTGCTAAAGTATTTGGAGACACAAGTATTGGAAGTTAATCCGGATGAGATTAGAAGAAACACAAGGCCTTCTAGTGAAACGTGGAGAGCGATATGGCACGAACAGTGGACTTGGAATGGTTGGAAAGAATTGGGATACAGGTGCTATATAAGGGTAGAAAGATGGCTTCGGAGCATATGGGCATTGTGGGCACCTGCTGAGCATGAGCATGTTGAGTAA
- a CDS encoding Transcription initiation factor IIB, putative (Similar to TIGR gene model, INSD accession AAW44219.1) produces MHPDTRFGATYHCISIAQINSIRDPRVSTVSAPIGQLRSCLKLHLFESNMVAVAGPRAPGPKFGQSIVPNLNIKQICPNCRTDPPNIVEEYAKGDLLGDRIVDTRSEWRTFAGDENGDDPSRVGDAGNPLLGSNHLDTMISHKDGRTGIARDLNRAQARANTLSNGIYGKSSVAQLSAVFSRIGEKCDAMQLPRGVRERAQHVYKIVDEARAIKGKNEPAVIAACIVYACRDAKVHRTFQEVCKALKISKKELGQVFNHVKSVVQSSSAQGSMVSVHGSNNAQESAEGLLGRFANYLDLGNAVFNVSKHIAGEAVAKSAIDGRSPVSIAAGVLYFTCVLLGKSTTAKDISAMGGVSESTTKLITKMVANKLDDVIRPEWRNEYPEGYAALAQLGKVSESNKNSRGGTPSRANGEKKPEIGDKKLDATEKKPDTEKKSE; encoded by the exons ATCACTGTATCTCAATCGCTCAGATAAATTCTATCCGGGATCCGCGCGTCAGTACTGTATCAGCTCCAATAGGCCAATTGAGGAGTTGTTTGAAGCTTCACTTGTTCGAATCGAATATGGTTGCTGTTGCTGGACCAAGGGCGCCTGGG CCCAAGTTTGGTCAGAGTATCGTGCCTAATCTTAACATCAAACAAATCTGTCCGAATTGTAGGACCGATCCTCCCAATATTGTTGAGGAGTATGCGAAGGGTGACTTG CTAG GTGATCGCATCGTCGATACAAGGAGTGAAT GGCGA ACTTTTGCCGGAGACGAGAATGGGGATGATCCCTCGCGTGTCGGTGATGCTGGCAATCCTCTTCTTGGAAGTAATCACCTCGACACCATGATTTCTCACAAGGACGGCCGAACCGGTATCGCTCGAGATCTCAACCGTGCGCAAGCGCGAGCCAACACCCTATCCAACGGAATCTATGGCAAGTCTTCCGTGGCACAACTATCCGCCGTTTTCTCTCGTATCGGAGAAAAGTGTGATGCGATGCAGCTCCCTCGTGGTGTGAGAGAACGTGCTCAACACGTTTACAAAATAGTCGATGAGGCGCGAGCTATCAAGGGGAAGAACGAACCTGCTGTTATTGCTGCCTGCATTGTCTATGCTTGCAGAGATGCCAAGGTTCATCGTACTTTCCAAGAAGTATGCAAAGCCCTCAAAATCAGTAAGAAGGAGCTCGGACAGGTCTTCAACCACGTCAAGAGTGTCGTTCAGTCTTCCAGTGCTCAAGGTTCGATGGTGTCCGTCCACGGATCAAATAATGCGCAAGAATCTGCTGAAGGTTTATTGGGTCGTTTTGCAAACTATCTGGATCTCGGCAATGCGGTGTTCAATGTGTCTAAACATATTGCTGGGGAGGCTGTTGCAAAGAGTGCTATCGACGGCAGGAGTCCCGTCTCGATTGCAGCAGGTGTGTTGTACTTCACATGTGTATTATTGGGGAAGAGTACCACTGCCAAGGATATTTCCGCAATGGGAGGAGTGTCAGAGTCAACCACGAAGCT TATTACCAAGATGGTAGCGAATAAGCTTGACGATGTCATTCGCCCTGAATGG AGAAACGAGTATCCGGAAGGCTATGCCGCACTTGCCCAGCTGGGTAAAGTTAGCGAATCTAATAAAAACTCTCGAGGTGGCACTCCCAGCCGTGCGAACGGGGAGAAAAAGCCAGAGATTGGCGATAAGAAGCTTGATGCTACTGAAAAGAAGCCTGATACGGAGAAAAAATCTGAATAA
- a CDS encoding uncharacterized protein (Similar to TIGR gene model, INSD accession AAW44378.1), which produces MSISTSALLAHRRPSLSPPSSPPAERSKTQSLITPLPSVTIYPSPSSMSHHTAPLKDAPVDQSQEGGLQSSSQRYHPPPLLPRRESFHCTSDRPHPPPFRTAVSSIGPMTTSNLILGTPTEEKASPKFSSKRGKERKLDKEELTTKGRKRKRLAKACSACHKNKRRCDGFAPCSNCEFSNRPCQYLNAQGEPIPPPRTRDPSNTLSKGKDDDKATSADGSDVAGHEGRRASGESNQSIRDGQIDPESEMNRKPSIGPLQVVDMDVSLGAELVDIFFKRCLPLPFMLHAPTFNYRLYLNQVSPILLDSMYAFAARLCENPFFLQTFPPNHPAHLRGELFALRAHRSAEIMIQQRNAWSEETRRADRGSWQETELAQAAYLLSVYFTCLREPKLGLFYLDAGVDILRPSSAAYIQPPATPTGASPIEYSTHMECRTRTFWAFVLHDLCAASNGRPRKLEEVDLGTIPLPGTEAHWARWGGGGIGGREPGRRDGLVAGTGNWLGEDGSVGEIGSVIRILSILADIMSLATDPNAGDSKQTLAARLEAALKAWAMALPSHMHFNEPNLTTAVSKLSSSVAEIKASGWMYAYMHAVAECGMFYLQAAMAPVSDGMFTARRQSQAIENLIVIMNAINQTGREGFSFLFPLLVISNWQEHLEKSDLLVKDVKHHLTEERLNHWWSEMSREWGVERHDVLRRGFYILPVSPVVSQQKYRYSHFSHSDRPFLATSSLGLYQASPPDRITLEPAAAISPTSTATISVTTPNFSRTSRFNLPTLPPLRPRAASGASVLSSYYGRSPSPPHHLPSVTSALSDRGSDKEHEPISLPSISSELRYREPSSPRHPLSQSISFRYVPKQHPYVREKPRSPRRSISEKDMREGGHITGIAALVTAAEREREREKEARGQNVRP; this is translated from the exons ATGTCAATATCAACGTCAGCCTTACTAGCGCATCGCCGACCATCActttctcctccttcgTCTCCCCCAGCTGAACGAAGCAAAACACAATCCTTAATTACCCCCCTCCCTTCTGTGACGA TTTATCCCTCCCCGTCATCCATGAGCCATCACACTGCCCCTCTCAAGGACGCTCCTGTTGATCAATCTCAAGAAGGGGGGTTACAATCTTCATCTCAACGCTACCACccccctcctcttcttccgagGAGAGAATCATTTCATTGCACTAGTGACAGGCCACATCCACCACCTTTTCGCACTGCAGTGAGCTCAATAGGACCAATGACGACCTCCAATCTCATACTGGGTACACCCACAGAAGAGAAGGCAAGCCCAAAATTCAGTAGTAAAAGGGGTAAAGAAAGGAAGTTGGACAAAGAAGAGTTGACCACCAagggaagaaaaagaaagagattGGCCAAGGCCTGTAGTGCCTGTCAT AAAAACAAGAGAAGGTGCGATGGTTTCGCCCCCTGTTCGAACTGCGAGTTTTCCAATCGACCATGCCAATATCTCAATGCGCAAGGGGAACCCATTCCGCCTCCACGGACCCGCGACCCTTCTAACACCTTGAGCAAGGGCAAAGACGACGACAAAGCTACCAGTGCCGATGGAAGTGATGTCGCGGGTCACGAGGGCAGGCGAGCAAGTGGGGAAAGCAACCAGTCGATTCGAGATGGACAAATAGATCCTGAATCCGAAATGAACAGAAAGCCATCCATTGGTCCGCTCCAGGTTGTAGACATGGATGTCTCACTGGGTGCAGAGCTTGTTGACA TCTTTTTCAAGCGTTGCCTGCCTTTGCCATTCATGCTACACGCACCAACTTTCAATTATCGCCTTTATCTCAACCAGGTCTCGCCCATTTTGCTCGATTCCATGTACGCGTTTGCTGCCCGACTATGCGAAAACCCGTTTTTTCTGCAAACATTTCCCCCAAACCACCCCGCTCATTTGCGAGGTGAACTCTTCGCACTTCGGGCTCATCGTAGCGCAGAGATCATGATTCAGCAGCGCAACGCATGGAGTGAAGAGACTCGCCGGGCTGACCGAGGGTCGTGGCAAGAAACGGAGTTAGCTCAAGCAGCCTATCTGTTGAGCGTCTACTTCACTTGTCTCCGTGAACCCAAGCTCGGTCTTTTCTATCTCGATGCCGGGGTCGATATTCTCCGTCCATCATCCGCGGCTTATATACAACCGCCAGCCACGCCGACGGGAGCGAGTCCCATAGAATATAGTACTCATATGGAATGCCGTACCCGCACATTCTGGGCCTTTGTATTGCATGACTTGTGCGCAGCGTCTAATGGTAGACCAAGAAAACTCGAAGAGGTTGATCTGGGAACAATCCCTTTGCCGGGAACAGAAGCCCACTGGGCCAGATGGGGTGGTGGCGGTATCGGCGGGAGAGAGCCGGGCAGAAGGGATGGCTTGGTCGCGGGCACAGGTAACTGGCTCGGGGAAGACGGCTCTGTAGGGGAGATAGGTAGTGTTATTCGGATT CTTTCCATATTAGCAGATATTATGTCTCTCGCGACTGATCCTAATGCTGGTGACTCCAAACAGACCCTTGCTGCGAGACTTGAGGCCGCCCTCAAGGCCTGGGCGATGGCTTTACCGTCGCACATGCACTTCAACGAGCCAAACCTGACCACGGCCGTCTCCAAACTGTCATCTTCGGTGGCTGAGATCAAGGCGTCAGGGTGGATGTATGCCTACATGCATGCTGTTGCGGAATGTGGGATGTTTTATCTTCAGGCTGCTATGGCGCCAGTCAGCGACGGCATGTTCACGGCTAGAAGGCAAAGCCAAGCAATCGAAAACCTGATCGTCATCATGAACGCCATCAATCAGACGGGTCGCGAAGGGTTCAGCT TCTTGTTCCCTCTACTCGTCATTTCGAATTGGCAGGAGCATCTTGAGAAATCGGATCTTCTTGTCAAAGACGTAAAACATCATTTGACTGAGGAGCGTCTCAACCATTGGTGGTCGGAAATGAGTCGGGAATGGGGCGTCGAACGACATGACGTCCTCAGGCGCGGCTTTTATATACTGCCCGTATCCCCTGTTGTATCACAGCAAAAATATCGTTATTCACACTTTTCGCATTCCGACCGCCCTTTCTTGGCAACTTCAAGTTTGGGACTGTACCAAGCATCGCCCCCGGACAGGATAACTTTGGAACCTGCTGCTGCTATTTCACCTACATCAACCGCGACGATTTCTGTTACCACTCCCAACTTCAGTCGTACTTCTCGCTTCAATCTTCCCACCTTGCCACCTCTCCGGCCCCGCGCAGCATCTGGTGCGAGTGTCTTGTCTAGTTACTATGGCCGCTCGCCTTCTCCTCCGCACCATCTTCCCTCTGTTACCTCGGCGTTATCAGACCGCGGAAGTGATAAGGAGCATGAGCCTATCTCCCTCCCGTCGATCTCTTCAGAGCTACGTTATCGCGAGCCTTCAAGCCCCCGTCACCCTCTTTCCCAGAGTATCAGCTTCAGATACGTCCCAAAGCAACATCCTTATGTGCGGGAAAAACCTCGATCACCCAGAAGGAGCATAAGTGAGAAGGATATGCGAGAAGGAGGCCATATAACCGGAATTGCGGCACTGGTCACAGCAGCTGAGcgagaaagagaaagagaaaaggaggcAAGAGGGCAGAATGTTCGCCCATAA
- a CDS encoding uncharacterized protein (Similar to TIGR gene model, INSD accession AAW44010.1): MTRSKKGGRSSTGSKKAAPPPSSDQPHDAASLIDKAHTLLAQSNFELAIKFLERALEVEPTHAEAKELLGIAELEGGDAERGREYLIQLLPPHVPEAPTHPSPYLYLAQSAENPQEALGYYTTAAAMLEKIIKVDEANARGKGKQALGVEEAEDDVAEERKMAVNALLAMIEIWMSDLCMEESAEGNCDALISRALSILPNDPEARLSLASIRMSQSRFDEAKAIAMGLYNDFEGREPFDPILPPLPARLALARLLLEHHEHLAALDIVSTVREEDTLNVEGAYLEGWALYLRAEALIENPALIRADPAPTSTPGEEPEEPEEPMSAAECLSEAMRSLIECAKLYADEDYLDEGIGAHVAELLEELEKKGVTPAMNDVEDDEDVEMQG, translated from the exons ATGACTCGGTCAAAAAAGGGAGGGCGATCGTCAACCGGCTCTAAAAAAGCAGCCCCTCCTCCGTCCTCTGATCAGCCTCACGATGCCGCCAGCCTTATCG ACAAAGCACATACCCTTCTTGCGCAGTCGAACTTCGAGCTCGCTATCAAGTTTCTCGAGCGAGCGCTGGAAGTAGAACCTACTCACGCAGAAGCCAAAGAGCTCCTCGGCATCGCAGAACTCGAAGGAGGCGACGCCGAGCGTGGGCGAGAGTATCTTATTCAGTTGCTCCCTCCCCATGTCCCTGAAGCTCCTactcatccttctccttATCTCTATTTGGCCCAATCGGCCGAGAACCCCCAAGAAGCTTTGGGTTACTACACCACCGCTGCTGCCATGCTGGAAAAAATAATTAAAGTCGACGAAGCGAATGCCAGGGGGAAAGGAAAGCAAGCTTTGGGGGTGGAGGAAGCTGAGGATGATGTGGCTgaagagagaaagatgGCCGTGAATGCGTTGCTTGCAATGATCGAGATTTGGATGTCCGATTTATG TATGGAGGAATCCGCCGAAGGAAATTGCGACGCCCTGATTTCTCGTGCATTGTCCATTCTTCCTAATGACCCAGAGGCCAGACTTTCTTTGGCAAGTATAAGGATGTCACAATCCAGGTTTGACGAAGCAAAAGCAATTGCCATGGGCCTGTACAATGATTTCGAGGGTAGAGAGCCTTTTGACCCTATATTGCCTCCCCTACCCGCTCGGCTTGCCCTCGCGCGTTTACTTCTCGAACATCACGAGCATCTTGCCGCCCTTGATATCGTCTCCACCGTCCGAGAAGAGGATACTCTCAATGTTGAGGGGGCTTACCTCGAAGGATGGGCACTTTACTTAAGAGCAGAGGCTCTTATTGAAAATCCGGCATTGATCCGAGCAGACCCCGCACCTACGTCCACTCCCGGTGAGGAGCCCGAAGAGCCAGAAGAGCCAATGTCAGCAGCAGAATGTCTGAGTGAAGCTATGCGGTCTTTGATAGAGTGCGCCAAGCTTTATGCAGATGAGGACTATTTGGATGAGGGAATCGGTGCGCATGTGGCGGAACTTTTGGAAGAGCTCGAAAAGAAAGGCGTGACGCCGGCCATGAATGATGTGGAGGACGATGAGGACGTAGAGATGCAAGGATAG
- a CDS encoding uncharacterized protein (Similar to TIGR gene model, INSD accession AAW44012.1): MAANSQGIQTLLEAEKEAAKVVQKARQYRVQKLKDARSEAAKEIEAYKAKKEEEFKRFKSEHQLTREFAQHTSQTSTSQTSIDSTTKTQLSQLDDAVAKNKGKVIKKIVSRVLQSEPHLHPNLKKLEA, from the exons ATG GCTGCCAATTCTCAAGGGATTCAGACGTTGCTCGAAGCCGAGAAGGAGGCTGCCAAGGTCGTGCAGAAGGCTAGACAGT ATCGAGTGCAAAAGCTCAAGGATGCTAGGTCCGAGGCTGCTAAGGAGATTGAAGCCTACAAGGccaaaaaggaagaggagttCAAGAGATTTAAATCCGAG CATCAACTGACGCGTGAGTTTGCCCAGCACACCTCTCAAACATCAACTTCTCAAACATCTATCGATTCTACCACAAAGACCCAACTTTCTCAACTGGATGATGCCGTCGCGAAGAACAAGGGGAAGGTCATCAAGAAGATTGTCAGCAGGGTCCTCCAGTCGGAACCTCATTTGCATCCCAACCTGAAGAAGCTTGAGGCGTAG
- a CDS encoding cleavage/polyadenylation specificity factor, putative (Similar to TIGR gene model, INSD accession AAW44211.1): MSLYADDDPTKALQLTDEQPTLQPPTDPQQALNAALALDSESPEQQEGLQNAAQRFEEHPERLPEVIPRLLGLITEGGDSLLRFWTLDMIALTVGRSGLMLDVKLHVAQYCLTALNKLLHSDSVPTIKAVIPILSTIYPILFRLLATSRPSQQVLDLFNVAKSKIISFALDPNARPFNVGIKAVAWKFVQRVLLAATRAAGSDPRLPQRGAGSNDVNVSHIVPNGCLSASDIEKEGTLLQTQLVTHLYSSSEPAILHPLINTLPAIAKMRPTLAPLVVHSLASWTPSALVAAGRSAMEIRAVDKTVRIAISHLLRHPPLSAHAAQLNDALVRQKARMEAAFIGEASARKERRQNLKHTIDPEAAFEAESSEQAAKRARLDGLVGVGSGMGKGPEIDVSGMRLEEVVEVVLSSLRSVSLELLTGTIENAKRALQENSTDAQPLLAAALGVGGIVKEEEEEEILNPLDMEDDDDDLLMDGPEPLIEEEEPTSFTDFVLPVPEPLELSDKEFIFSDTIERIWQTGADLASLPDPKDSDATKLAVKPKEMWMLLLARLATRGADVKRKVICDFIIADFANRSKFASVWLNEEWYNEKIGVSSPGQYLSNLEAIVTAYLPKVDSKDKSLSTFILTLPAIPPSLISTLETICQEPERALVGFLALRDIVEVRPPVRPQALQTLLELCTHPDRKIRVMAIITTVRRWGNDSPMMPFLTKYALGVLWRLANDDIKSEDVDMEEGEQADEKIQSKFLGEPNADNVQQHVELAFALAKRKQDLLDDIFRLYPRLEPAVQDVVEAQLMPLIQSLGATEKLLEILRKFPNGADKLVMRVVGVLSAEGSKTLVTLMKTLLSERDLDPRFVIPIVGDLDKAEIEKQLPRIVSLLGDANSKDMVKTAFASMLQKMTPSDLMVALHQEGAPLKLTIEAIGICFSMTTVFRSDVLANAMSRIADLSTIPLIFVRTIIQVVTTYKSLAPFIANHILPKLVTKKIWEIPQLWDGFIMLAKRIAPASFGALLQLPKEQLKEVVEKQPGLKSGLKGFLANKPGSKAAMAEIFGDD, translated from the exons ATGTCCCTCTATGCTGATGATGACCCGACCAAAGCCCTCCAGCTCACAGACGAACAGCCAACTCTTCAACCGCCTACGGACCCCCAGCAAGCCCTCAATGCTGCCCTTGCCCTTGATTCAGAGTCACCAGAACAACAAGAAGGCCTTCAAAATGCGGCTCAAAGATTTGAAGAACATCCGGAAAGGCTCCCAGAGGTGATACCGCGCTTGTTGGGACTCATCACAGAGGGGGGAGATTCGCTATTGCGGTTTTGGACGCTGGACATGATTGCTTTAACAGTCGGAAGGAGTGGATTAATGCTGGATGTAAAATTGCATG TCGCTCAATATTGTTTGACGGCACTGAATAAACTTCTTCACTCGGACTCGGTTCCGACGATTAAGGCTGTCATTCCTATATTATCCACCATATACCCGATACTTTTTCGGCTACTTGCTACTTCCAGGCCAAGTCAACAAGTCTTGGATCTGTTCAACGTGGCGAAATCTAAGATTATCTCGTTTGCTTTGGACCCAAATGCGCGACCATTTAATGTCGGCATCAAGGCTGTGGCGTGGAAATTCGTGCAGAGAGTCCTGTTGGCTGCTACGAGAGCTGCCGGATCAGATCCTAGA TTACCGCAAAGGGGAGCAGGAAGCAATGATGTGAATGTGTCGCACATTGTGCCCAACGGTTGTTTATCTGCGTCCGACATTGAAAAGGAGGGcactcttcttcagacACAGCTCGTAACCCATCTgtactcttcttcagaaCCCGCCATTCTCCATCCACTTATAAATACCCTTCCGGCTATAGCGAAAATGCGACCTACCCTTGCTCCCCTTGTTGTACATTCCCTAGCGAGCTGGACGCCCTCTGCTCTAGTAGCTGCTGGCAGATCAGCGATGGAAATCCGGGCAGTTGATAAAACCGTGAGGATTGCGATCAGTCATTTGCTTCGCCACCCCCCTTTGTCGGCGCACGCTGCCCAACTTAACGACGCCCTTGTTCGCCAAAAAGCTAGGATGGAGGCCGCTTTCATAGGCGAGGCTTCGGCTCGTAAAGAGCGCCGTCAAAATCTCAAACATACAATCGATCCTGAGGCTGCATTTGAGGCCGAGTCAAGCGAGCAAGCAGCCAAACGGGCCAGGTTGGACGGCCTGGTAGGTGTGGGAAGTGGAATGGGCAAAGGACCTGAGATTGATGTGAGCGGGATGAGGCTCGAAGAGGTGGTAGAGGTAGTCCTCAGCAGCTTAAGGAGTGTGAGCCTGGAGCTGCTCACTGGGACCATAGAG AATGCAAAACGAGCTCTGCAAGAAAATTCTACTGATGCTCAGCCGCTCTTGGCAGCCGCATTGGGTGTCGGCGGTATCGTtaaggaagaagaagaagaagagatcTTGAATCCGTTAGATATGGAggatgacgatgacgatTTATTG ATGGATGGCCCAGAACCACTTatagaagaagaagaaccAACGTCCTTCACGGATTTCGTTCTTCCTGTCCCTGAACCTCTTGAGCTGTCGGACAAGGAGTTCATTTTTTCAGATACAATTGAACGAATATGGCAAACAGGTGCAGACCTCGCGAGTCTCCCAGATCCTAAAGATTCTGATGCAACAAAGTTGGCAGTAAAGCCGAAAGAAATGTGGATGCTATTACTAGCCCGGTTAGCAACAAGGGGGGCAGATGTGAAGAGGAAGGTCATCTGCGATTTCATCATTGCCGACTTTGCTAATCG ATCAAAATTTGCTTCGGTGTGGCTTAACGAAGAATGGTATAATGAAAAGATCGGTGTTTCCTCGCCTGGCCAATATCTGTCCAACCTCGAAGCTATCGTAACTGCCTACCTCCCAAAGGTCGACTCAAAAGATAAATCTCTTTCAACCTTTATCCTGACACTTCCGGCAattcctccttctctcaTCTCGACTCTCGAGACGATTTGTCAAGAACCTGAAAGAGCTCTTGTGGGGTTTCTGGCTTTGCGAGATATTGTGGAGGTCAGGCCACCCGTCAGACCTCAAGCTCTACAAACCTTATTAGAGCTTTGTACACATCCTGACAGGAAAATTCGCGTAATGGCGATCATCACCACCGTTCGGCGATGGGGTAATGATTCCCCAATGATGCCATTTCTTACCAAATATGCGCTCGGAGTTCTTTGGCGACTCGCCAATGATGACATCAAGAGCGAAGACGTGGATATGGAGGAGGGCGAACAAGCTGATGAAAAGATCCAGTCGAAGTTCTTGGGAGAACCTAATGCGGACAACGTGCAACAGCATGTGGAGTTGGCTTTCGCTCTTGCGAAGCGAAAGCAAGATCTGTTAGACGACATATTCAGGCTTTATCCCCGCCTTGAGCCTGCAGTGCAAGACGTTGTAGAAGCACAGCTGATGCCACTGATCCAAAGTCTGGGTGCCACCGAAAAGCTACTGGAGATTCTGCGAAAGTTCCCTAACGGAGCTGACAAATTGGTAATGCGCGTTGTTGGAGTGCTAAGCGCAGAGGGAAGCAAAACGCTGGTAACTTTGATGAAGACATTGCTAAGTGAAAGGGATTTGGATCCAAGATTCGTGATACCGATTGTAGGAGATTTGGACAAG GCTGAAATCGAAAAACAACTCCCTCGAATTGTGTCCCTTCTTGGAGACGCGAATTCCAAAGACATGGTCAAGACTGCTTTCGCCTCCATGCTTCAAAAGATGACTCCATCTGATCTGATGGTCGCATTGCATCAAGAAGGCGCCCCCTTGAAGTTGACTATTGAAG CTATCGGCATATGTTTCTCTATGACCACGGTTTTCCGATCCGACGTACTTGCCAACGCCATGTCTCGCATTGCCGATCTTTCTACTATCCCCCTCATCTTTGTTCGAACCATTATCCAAGTGGTTACTACCTACAAGTCCCTTGCGCCCTTCATTGCAAATCACATCCTCCCCAAACTTGTTACCAAAAAGATCTGGGAGATCCCCCAACTCTGGGACGGCTTCATTATGCTTGCCAAGAGAATTGCTCCTGCCAGTTTTGGGGCTTTATTGCAGCTGCCTAAAGAACAGCTTAAGGAAGTGGTTGAGAAGCAGCCGGGATTGAAATCGGGCCTCAAAGGATTTTTGGCAAACAAGCCTGGTAGCAAGGCTGCGATGGCCGAG ATCTTTGGTGATGATTGA